A DNA window from Vagococcus penaei contains the following coding sequences:
- a CDS encoding amino acid ABC transporter permease: protein MIEIWSNYHNAIFEGLKVTIVASLIALLFSLIIGTIMAIFQVAPKKIFNRIGEIYVNFFRNIPLIIIVMFFFVVLPIYGFRFSGITSGTIGLTLYTSAFIADTVRAGIEGIPKGQLEAGLSSGLSYVQVMRYIILPQAFKLVIPPLGNQFINLVKNSSILSIVTGADLMYQGDLIASTTFNTLGTYTLIGLFYLILTMPLSYLMRYLEHRLVQN from the coding sequence ATGATAGAAATTTGGTCGAATTATCATAATGCTATTTTTGAAGGTTTAAAAGTGACCATCGTAGCTAGTCTAATTGCCTTACTATTTAGCTTAATTATTGGTACAATTATGGCGATTTTTCAAGTGGCCCCTAAAAAAATTTTTAATCGCATTGGAGAAATCTATGTAAATTTTTTTAGAAATATTCCCTTAATTATCATTGTCATGTTTTTCTTTGTTGTCTTACCAATCTATGGTTTCAGATTTAGTGGTATTACATCAGGAACGATTGGTTTAACACTATATACGTCGGCATTTATTGCTGATACCGTTCGTGCTGGGATAGAAGGAATTCCAAAAGGACAATTAGAAGCGGGCTTATCATCAGGATTGAGTTATGTCCAAGTCATGCGCTACATTATTTTACCACAAGCCTTTAAATTAGTTATTCCACCTTTAGGTAATCAATTTATTAACTTAGTAAAAAATTCTTCGATTTTATCCATTGTGACGGGAGCTGACTTAATGTATCAAGGTGACTTAATTGCTAGTACAACGTTTAATACATTAGGTACGTATACTTTAATAGGTTTATTCTATTTAATTCTGACTATGCCGCTTTCCTATCTAATGCGCTATCTAGAACATCGCCTAGTTCAAAATTAA
- a CDS encoding amino acid ABC transporter permease — translation MAEAFTFSNLRFIFDGLLVTLEVAVVSIILSFIIGGILGILRYLKIPVVSIIVGFLIDVVRNLPLLLIIFFTYFALPQIGIQFSIFWSAVVAMTIFESAMLSEIIRAGLLAVPKGQIEAGRSTGLTGLQTMRYIIFPQGVKLMVPPIVSQFVSLVRDTSLAVVISLPELTHNVKIIYAQKPTTVLPMFLIMTICYFAICYSLSRFSKRFELNYVK, via the coding sequence ATGGCAGAAGCATTTACGTTTTCAAATTTACGTTTTATCTTTGATGGTTTATTGGTCACCTTAGAAGTGGCAGTTGTTTCGATTATATTGAGTTTTATTATTGGAGGCATACTAGGAATTCTTCGTTATTTAAAAATTCCAGTGGTTTCCATTATTGTGGGTTTTTTAATTGATGTTGTTCGTAATCTACCGCTACTTTTGATTATTTTCTTTACTTATTTTGCTTTACCACAAATCGGTATTCAATTTAGTATTTTTTGGTCAGCAGTAGTCGCAATGACAATTTTTGAATCCGCCATGCTATCAGAAATCATTCGTGCTGGTTTATTAGCTGTTCCTAAAGGTCAGATAGAAGCGGGGCGATCGACTGGTCTAACAGGTTTGCAAACGATGCGCTACATTATTTTTCCACAAGGAGTTAAGTTGATGGTACCACCAATTGTTAGCCAATTTGTTTCTCTAGTCAGAGATACTTCTCTAGCTGTGGTGATTTCCTTACCAGAGTTAACACATAATGTAAAAATAATTTATGCTCAAAAACCAACAACAGTTTTACCCATGTTTTTAATTATGACAATTTGTTATTTTGCAATTTGTTATTCATTGTCTCGCTTCTCAAAACGTTTTGAATTAAATTATGTGAAATAA
- a CDS encoding carbonic anhydrase family protein produces the protein MKRLNQDLEWNYHEQHDWCFHTEMSQSPINIDDSLAEVMEDAGDIILNYETTIDEMVDTGFAIQGNVKGTARINGRLFHLQQFHFHAHSEHTINDQYYPLELHFVHQAQNGKNAVIGILFDIGEENPVFEQIITLMITKKQANQPIYLERLLPKNRRFYHYLGSLTTPPLTENVEWYVMPEVVSISHRQLSEITKWYDHNHRKRQPLYGRHILKKEFES, from the coding sequence ATGAAACGGTTAAATCAAGACTTAGAATGGAACTACCATGAGCAACATGATTGGTGTTTCCATACTGAGATGTCTCAATCACCTATTAACATTGATGACAGTCTTGCTGAAGTAATGGAAGATGCAGGAGACATTATATTAAATTATGAAACAACTATTGATGAAATGGTCGATACAGGATTTGCTATCCAGGGTAACGTTAAAGGAACAGCACGTATCAACGGCCGACTATTTCATCTACAACAATTTCACTTTCATGCCCATAGTGAGCATACAATTAACGATCAATATTATCCTCTTGAACTTCATTTTGTTCATCAGGCTCAAAATGGTAAAAATGCTGTGATTGGTATTTTATTCGATATTGGTGAAGAAAATCCAGTCTTTGAACAAATTATAACGTTAATGATAACAAAAAAACAAGCCAATCAGCCAATCTATTTAGAACGATTATTACCTAAAAATCGTCGCTTTTATCATTATTTAGGGTCACTAACGACCCCTCCGCTAACTGAAAATGTCGAATGGTATGTTATGCCCGAAGTCGTTTCCATTTCTCATAGACAATTATCTGAAATTACTAAATGGTATGACCATAACCATCGTAAAAGACAACCCTTATATGGTCGCCACATATTAAAAAAAGAATTTGAGTCTTAG
- a CDS encoding formate/nitrite transporter family protein, translating to MKTKSPMFEKIDSTLFKKVELLDNNYARYAVRAILACLFLSLGTAIAFSVAIYGEKVSPGIGKFLYAFMFSWSLVMILYMNAELGTSNMLYATAGVYRKQITVSKGMKLLFTCVLFNLIGGVLFGYLLSLTGPYQNMPADNYMFNGIAAKLAKPSLQVFVEGIFANVVVNTAVLVSLRMRDDAGKVMAIIFIISIFAFLGYEHVIANFPAFSLAYFASNGAIEGMNALNITRNLIFAFLGNYVGGGLLIGLVYSWLDKQGTSYVD from the coding sequence ATGAAAACCAAATCACCAATGTTTGAGAAAATTGATAGCACGCTGTTCAAAAAAGTTGAGTTATTAGATAATAACTATGCGCGCTATGCTGTTAGAGCAATTTTAGCCTGTTTATTTTTATCTTTGGGAACAGCTATTGCATTCTCAGTTGCTATTTATGGCGAAAAAGTATCACCTGGAATAGGTAAATTTTTGTATGCTTTCATGTTTAGTTGGTCGTTAGTCATGATTCTTTATATGAATGCAGAATTAGGGACATCTAACATGCTATATGCAACTGCAGGCGTTTATCGTAAGCAAATCACTGTGTCAAAAGGGATGAAGTTATTATTTACCTGTGTATTGTTTAATTTAATTGGTGGCGTTTTGTTCGGTTATCTACTTTCATTAACAGGACCATACCAAAACATGCCAGCTGATAACTATATGTTTAATGGAATTGCTGCGAAGTTAGCAAAACCATCTTTACAAGTATTTGTTGAAGGGATTTTTGCTAATGTAGTTGTTAATACGGCTGTGTTAGTGAGTCTAAGAATGCGTGACGATGCTGGTAAAGTTATGGCAATTATTTTTATTATTTCAATTTTTGCTTTCTTGGGTTATGAACACGTTATTGCTAATTTCCCTGCTTTCTCACTTGCTTATTTTGCTTCTAACGGTGCAATTGAAGGGATGAATGCTTTAAATATTACGCGTAATCTTATTTTTGCTTTTTTAGGTAATTATGTCGGTGGTGGGTTATTGATTGGTCTAGTATATTCTTGGTTGGATAAACAAGGAACAAGCTACGTTGACTAA
- a CDS encoding biotin transporter BioY has protein sequence MSRFSTYRISSIGLFVAIIIVLSQISIPMPYGVPMTLQTLIIPIVGIILGKKDGTIATGLYLILGLIGLPVFAGFSGSVMSFIGPTGGFLISFPLMAYLAGMWSESGNKVFIGLILGSIINSVSGMLFFSLVTKSSLQVAFFACVAPFILTSVIKVVLSGLLGIRLKKLVTYRVKSV, from the coding sequence TTGTCTCGATTTTCAACGTACCGTATTAGTTCAATTGGTTTATTTGTTGCCATTATAATTGTACTATCCCAAATTAGTATTCCAATGCCTTATGGAGTTCCTATGACATTACAAACATTAATTATTCCAATTGTAGGTATTATTTTGGGTAAGAAAGATGGTACGATTGCGACAGGTTTATATTTAATTTTAGGTTTAATTGGGCTACCTGTGTTTGCTGGTTTTTCTGGAAGTGTGATGTCATTTATCGGACCAACTGGTGGATTTTTAATTAGCTTTCCATTGATGGCATATTTGGCTGGAATGTGGTCAGAATCTGGTAATAAAGTTTTTATCGGCTTGATTTTAGGTTCAATTATTAATAGTGTATCAGGAATGTTATTTTTTAGCTTAGTAACTAAAAGTAGTTTGCAGGTTGCATTTTTCGCTTGTGTTGCGCCATTTATTTTGACATCTGTCATTAAAGTAGTATTAAGTGGTCTACTAGGTATTCGCTTAAAAAAATTAGTGACATATCGAGTGAAATCAGTTTAG
- a CDS encoding HAD family hydrolase: protein MKTIVFDVDDTLYDLMTPFKKAVQRVFSVDYQLEDIEQLFQYFRYHSDLLFPDTETGKLPVEKMRIKRIMLAFDSINQPINQPLAVLFQEAYEIEQAQIELDPKMLEVLSWLKHHNINMAVLTNGPAQHQALKISQLGLNQFIPCQQIFISEEVGLSKPDPRVFRYIEMVLGLSQAQDIIYIGDSFENDVIGSQSAGWQTIWLNKYRKNRSKHNYQPNYELTNGNSLLELLKKLISQ, encoded by the coding sequence ATGAAAACAATTGTTTTTGATGTCGATGATACGTTGTATGATTTAATGACACCTTTTAAGAAGGCTGTCCAGAGAGTTTTTTCAGTAGATTATCAGCTAGAGGATATAGAGCAATTATTTCAATATTTTCGGTATCATAGTGATTTACTTTTTCCAGATACAGAGACGGGGAAGTTACCTGTTGAAAAAATGCGCATTAAACGAATCATGTTAGCGTTTGATTCTATCAATCAACCAATTAATCAACCACTTGCGGTGTTGTTTCAAGAAGCTTATGAAATCGAGCAAGCCCAAATCGAGTTAGATCCAAAAATGTTGGAAGTTTTGTCATGGCTAAAGCATCACAATATAAACATGGCAGTTTTGACTAATGGTCCAGCGCAGCATCAAGCACTGAAAATTAGTCAGCTAGGTTTAAATCAATTCATTCCATGCCAACAAATTTTTATTTCAGAGGAAGTTGGCTTATCTAAACCGGATCCGCGTGTTTTTCGGTATATTGAAATGGTACTAGGATTGAGTCAAGCTCAAGACATTATTTATATTGGTGATTCTTTTGAAAATGATGTTATCGGTAGCCAGTCAGCTGGGTGGCAAACAATTTGGCTAAACAAGTATCGGAAAAACAGGTCTAAACACAATTATCAACCTAATTATGAATTAACAAATGGTAATTCTTTATTAGAACTCTTAAAAAAATTAATTAGTCAGTAA
- a CDS encoding glycerophosphoryl diester phosphodiesterase membrane domain-containing protein, with the protein MKELLNNFRRTRHFLAGTKAYFRDVVLVHLLIIFVLTPFLASTTQFILNQGGIAYISYDNFGDILIHHPLVFIGLISILLLMILLVFFEFTFLIQSIYFIQIRQPVSLKQLIYGTFQQVKKLNLGKIVFFFFYFFLILPISGIKFNTELLSKLEIPTFILDVIFENRVPIIALVIASYILLVYLAIRLIFALPEMIFNDCGFKEAIQKSWRETKNNFLRILMQFAVIMGSISLLTVLSYTLIIFLQAFIETSFTSYSLTSATVLMTIMQFVWLLNTVLSTVGIFFVIIDYMENHHFLPKPPRWYRLESKATTRFKWFKIGATLILFIGLFATIGLANQDYLKQPGQDHPLTISHRGVDNQNAVQNSIEALKLTHETSQPDYVEMDIQETKDHQFVVYHDFKLKALTGIPKKPYEMNLADLTKLTVTEKGQSARLVSFDDYLKVANEIGQKLLIEFKTTKHDSPDMVKRFTEMYREKILENGHIFQALDFDIVEKLKLEGSNFYVGYVMPFSIVGPPKGLMDFYSIEYTTLNTNFITSAHNENKKVYVWTPNDEDTMSRMMFYGVDGIITDRVKLLSKVMRQDQVSYSDKMLYLLIGIG; encoded by the coding sequence ATGAAAGAGTTACTAAATAATTTTCGGCGAACGCGCCATTTTTTAGCAGGGACTAAAGCCTATTTTAGAGACGTTGTATTGGTGCATTTACTAATTATTTTTGTTTTAACTCCATTTTTAGCGAGTACGACTCAATTTATTCTAAACCAAGGAGGAATCGCCTATATTTCTTATGATAATTTTGGGGATATTCTAATCCATCATCCGTTGGTATTTATTGGCTTGATTAGTATTTTGTTATTAATGATATTGCTTGTCTTTTTTGAATTTACTTTTTTAATTCAGAGTATTTATTTTATTCAGATTAGGCAACCAGTCTCTCTTAAACAATTGATATATGGGACATTTCAACAAGTTAAGAAATTAAACTTGGGTAAAATTGTCTTCTTTTTCTTTTATTTCTTTTTGATTTTACCAATTAGTGGTATTAAATTTAATACCGAATTACTATCTAAGCTAGAAATTCCAACGTTTATCTTAGACGTGATTTTTGAAAATCGGGTACCGATTATTGCTCTTGTGATTGCTAGTTATATTTTACTAGTATATTTAGCTATTCGTTTAATTTTTGCTTTACCAGAGATGATTTTTAATGATTGTGGATTTAAAGAAGCTATTCAAAAAAGTTGGCGTGAAACGAAAAATAATTTTTTACGGATCCTTATGCAGTTTGCAGTAATTATGGGAAGTATCAGTTTATTAACTGTTTTATCTTATACGTTAATTATCTTTTTACAAGCATTTATTGAAACTAGCTTTACAAGTTACAGTTTAACAAGTGCGACTGTTTTAATGACGATTATGCAATTTGTTTGGTTACTAAATACAGTTTTATCAACAGTTGGGATCTTCTTTGTAATCATTGATTATATGGAAAACCATCATTTCCTACCAAAGCCACCAAGGTGGTATCGCCTAGAATCAAAAGCGACGACACGGTTTAAATGGTTTAAAATTGGTGCTACTTTAATATTATTTATCGGTCTGTTTGCTACTATTGGCTTGGCTAATCAAGACTATTTGAAGCAACCAGGACAAGACCACCCGTTAACGATTTCACATCGTGGAGTTGACAATCAAAATGCTGTTCAGAATTCAATTGAAGCTCTTAAATTGACCCATGAGACTAGCCAACCAGATTATGTTGAAATGGATATTCAAGAAACAAAGGATCATCAGTTTGTAGTCTATCATGATTTTAAATTGAAAGCATTAACTGGTATTCCAAAAAAACCGTATGAGATGAATCTAGCTGATTTAACGAAATTGACAGTCACAGAAAAGGGACAATCTGCTCGGTTGGTCTCTTTTGATGATTATTTAAAGGTGGCTAATGAGATTGGTCAGAAGTTATTAATCGAGTTTAAAACAACTAAACACGATAGCCCTGATATGGTTAAAAGATTTACTGAAATGTATCGTGAAAAAATATTGGAAAATGGTCACATTTTTCAAGCACTTGATTTTGATATTGTAGAAAAGCTTAAATTAGAAGGTTCTAATTTTTATGTTGGTTATGTAATGCCTTTTAGTATCGTAGGACCACCCAAAGGATTGATGGATTTTTATTCAATCGAATACACTACATTGAACACAAATTTTATCACATCTGCCCATAATGAAAATAAAAAAGTTTATGTTTGGACGCCAAATGATGAGGATACTATGTCTCGAATGATGTTTTATGGCGTTGATGGAATAATTACTGATAGAGTAAAATTATTATCAAAAGTGATGCGTCAAGATCAAGTGTCTTACTCTGATAAAATGTTATATTTATTGATAGGTATTGGATAG
- a CDS encoding amino acid ABC transporter ATP-binding protein, with protein MISFKQVEKYYGDFHALKNINLDIQEGEVVVAIGPSGSGKSTMLRCINALEEITTGELVVNGVNIHDPKTNLNDVRKNLGMVFQHFNLYPNMTVLENVTLAPLKVLKESPEVAVAKAESLLERVGMLDKKDSYPNQLSGGQQQRIAIARSLAMSPDVMLFDEPTSALDPEMVGEVLDVMKALASDDGMTMIVVTHEMGFAREVADRVIFMADGEILEDSESEAFFDNPQEERAKQFLSKIINH; from the coding sequence ATGATATCATTCAAACAAGTTGAGAAATATTACGGGGATTTCCATGCACTAAAAAATATCAATTTAGATATTCAAGAAGGAGAAGTAGTGGTTGCGATTGGGCCATCTGGTTCTGGGAAGAGTACAATGTTACGTTGTATCAATGCACTTGAAGAGATTACAACAGGCGAGTTAGTTGTTAATGGGGTCAATATTCATGATCCGAAAACTAATCTGAATGATGTCAGAAAAAATTTGGGAATGGTTTTTCAACATTTTAATTTATACCCAAATATGACGGTATTAGAAAATGTTACATTAGCACCACTGAAAGTATTAAAAGAAAGTCCAGAAGTAGCCGTTGCAAAAGCTGAGAGTTTGCTTGAACGGGTTGGTATGTTAGATAAAAAAGATAGTTATCCTAATCAATTATCTGGGGGACAACAACAGCGTATTGCAATTGCGAGAAGTTTAGCCATGTCACCTGATGTGATGCTATTCGACGAACCAACGTCAGCATTAGACCCGGAAATGGTTGGAGAAGTACTTGATGTTATGAAGGCTCTAGCAAGTGATGATGGTATGACAATGATAGTTGTAACGCACGAAATGGGTTTTGCACGAGAAGTTGCTGACCGAGTTATCTTTATGGCTGATGGAGAAATTCTTGAAGATTCAGAATCAGAAGCTTTCTTTGATAATCCACAAGAGGAACGCGCAAAACAATTTTTAAGTAAGATTATTAATCATTAA
- a CDS encoding biotin--[acetyl-CoA-carboxylase] ligase: MKTKDYVLDYLEQNKGTYVSGSKIAEELGLSRNAVWKSINVLKNEGFQIKSKTNNGYCLLEESDKLTTSGVAHGLNPTFKNLPLYLFETIDSTNKYAKELAIDGIPNRTVVLANEQTNGRGRYGKTFESPADTGVYISLILKPSEFQAFNYSLLTLYTAVSIRRTIFRLTGKELGIKWVNDLFLGDRKICGILTEAITNIENQEFQWLIIGIGLNVSTESTDFSDDVKNIAGSLFMDEEPTVSRNELVAGIINDLLSGLNELNEEQLIAEYDRHLLWKNQQVTVYQGNSQSQGFVRGINQQGHLLVETETGDLKALLSGDVSIKR; encoded by the coding sequence ATGAAGACAAAAGATTACGTATTGGATTATCTAGAGCAAAATAAAGGGACGTATGTTTCTGGAAGTAAAATTGCGGAAGAATTAGGTCTGTCACGAAATGCTGTTTGGAAAAGTATCAATGTTCTTAAAAATGAAGGCTTTCAAATTAAATCAAAAACCAATAATGGTTATTGTTTACTTGAAGAATCAGATAAATTAACGACTAGTGGAGTAGCACATGGACTAAATCCAACATTTAAAAATTTGCCTCTGTACCTTTTTGAAACAATTGATTCAACTAATAAATATGCCAAAGAATTGGCTATTGATGGTATCCCAAATCGCACAGTTGTTTTAGCCAATGAGCAGACTAATGGACGTGGTCGATATGGGAAAACTTTTGAGTCACCAGCTGATACAGGAGTTTACATTAGTTTGATTTTAAAACCAAGTGAGTTTCAAGCATTTAACTACAGTTTACTGACATTGTATACAGCGGTCAGTATTAGACGAACCATTTTTCGTTTAACTGGTAAAGAATTAGGAATAAAGTGGGTAAATGACTTATTCTTAGGTGATAGGAAAATATGTGGTATTTTAACAGAGGCCATTACAAATATTGAAAATCAAGAATTTCAGTGGTTAATTATTGGAATTGGACTAAATGTATCTACTGAATCAACTGATTTTTCAGACGATGTGAAAAACATTGCGGGATCTTTATTTATGGATGAAGAACCGACTGTTTCACGTAATGAGTTAGTTGCGGGAATCATTAATGATTTATTATCTGGATTAAATGAATTAAATGAAGAACAACTTATTGCTGAGTATGACCGTCATTTATTATGGAAAAATCAACAAGTCACGGTTTATCAAGGTAATAGTCAGAGCCAAGGGTTTGTACGAGGCATTAATCAACAAGGTCACTTACTTGTTGAAACGGAAACTGGAGATTTAAAGGCATTATTATCAGGTGATGTTAGCATAAAAAGATAA
- a CDS encoding YbgA family protein: MKNLTNAQNLWAYYKYDVMAHSQKHYQQIRQLFKYNQWSEEKNSTFHYLIEDALNTPATIGSLKNAYQHIWGYFKKVATKEEKETFLILLNTLSLTNDEVKPFLAQLSIIYQIDYLLNSSLLFPQFI, from the coding sequence ATGAAAAATCTTACTAACGCTCAAAATTTATGGGCTTACTACAAGTATGACGTCATGGCTCATTCTCAAAAACATTATCAACAAATCAGGCAATTATTTAAATACAATCAGTGGTCAGAAGAAAAAAATTCGACCTTTCATTACTTAATTGAGGATGCTCTGAACACACCAGCAACTATCGGCTCACTAAAAAATGCTTATCAACACATTTGGGGTTATTTTAAAAAAGTCGCTACTAAAGAAGAAAAAGAGACCTTTTTAATTTTATTAAATACTCTGTCGCTAACAAATGATGAAGTGAAACCTTTTTTAGCTCAATTAAGTATTATCTATCAAATAGATTATCTTTTAAACAGCTCACTCCTTTTCCCACAATTTATTTAG
- a CDS encoding transporter substrate-binding domain-containing protein, which produces MRKKRTIILLLSLLIMSVLMIGCGRKKLSDKSTYDRVKRSDTIVWGVKNDTKLFGLMNIDTRQVEGFDIDIAKALTKEILGSPDKAKFVEVTSKTRIPLLKNGNIDAIIATMTISDERKKQVDFSDIYFKAGQSLLVKKGSDIKSVEDLTGEKTVLAVKGSTSADNIRKAAPNTKVLELENYAEAFTALQSGQGDAMTTDNSILMGMAADNPNYVLTGGNFTNEPYGMAINKDQKSFQESLNKALEKIKSDGTYNAIYREWFDKNPE; this is translated from the coding sequence ATGCGAAAAAAAAGAACGATTATATTGTTACTGAGTTTATTAATTATGTCGGTCTTAATGATTGGTTGTGGTCGCAAAAAGTTATCTGACAAAAGCACATACGACCGAGTAAAACGCTCCGATACAATTGTCTGGGGTGTGAAAAATGATACAAAATTATTTGGTTTAATGAATATTGATACCCGACAAGTTGAAGGATTTGATATTGATATTGCTAAAGCACTAACGAAAGAAATTTTAGGGTCACCAGATAAAGCAAAATTTGTTGAAGTCACATCTAAAACACGGATTCCATTACTAAAAAATGGTAATATTGATGCGATTATTGCCACTATGACAATTAGTGATGAACGTAAGAAGCAAGTTGATTTCTCAGATATCTATTTTAAAGCAGGACAATCTTTGTTAGTAAAAAAAGGTAGCGATATTAAAAGCGTGGAAGACTTAACAGGTGAAAAAACCGTATTAGCCGTAAAAGGTTCAACATCAGCTGATAATATTCGTAAAGCGGCTCCTAATACAAAAGTCTTAGAGTTAGAAAATTATGCAGAAGCTTTTACAGCACTTCAATCAGGACAAGGTGATGCGATGACGACCGATAATAGTATCCTAATGGGAATGGCTGCTGACAATCCTAATTATGTATTAACAGGTGGTAATTTTACGAATGAGCCTTATGGAATGGCTATTAATAAAGATCAGAAATCTTTTCAGGAATCTCTAAATAAAGCACTTGAAAAAATTAAATCAGACGGAACGTATAATGCGATTTACCGTGAATGGTTTGATAAAAATCCAGAGTAA
- the tadA gene encoding tRNA adenosine(34) deaminase TadA, with protein sequence MTQSTMTTEQKEYFMREALKEAHKAQLLDEVPIGAVIVLDNQIIGRGHNVRELSQDATTHAELLAIKDANRQQKSWRLEDAQLFVTLEPCPMCSGAIILSRIKEVYYGAKDPKAGTVDSLMQLLSDSRFNHQSVVESGILENECSELLTSFFKELRKRKKKQKKD encoded by the coding sequence ATGACGCAATCAACTATGACAACTGAGCAAAAAGAGTATTTTATGCGTGAAGCCTTAAAGGAGGCTCATAAAGCACAATTACTTGATGAAGTGCCGATTGGAGCCGTGATTGTTCTAGATAATCAAATTATTGGACGTGGGCACAATGTCCGAGAATTATCACAAGATGCTACCACACATGCAGAATTATTAGCGATTAAAGATGCCAATCGTCAACAAAAAAGTTGGCGATTAGAAGATGCACAGCTATTTGTAACATTAGAACCATGCCCAATGTGTTCTGGCGCTATTATTTTATCACGGATTAAAGAAGTTTATTATGGTGCCAAAGATCCTAAAGCTGGTACTGTAGATAGTTTGATGCAATTACTTAGCGATTCACGATTTAATCATCAATCTGTTGTTGAATCGGGTATTTTAGAAAACGAATGTAGCGAATTATTAACTTCATTTTTTAAAGAACTCCGAAAAAGAAAAAAGAAACAAAAAAAAGACTAG